From the genome of Thermotoga sp. Mc24:
TTTTCGCCACCTCGACGAAGAGGAAACTTACTATTTCACGGAGACGATGATGAGATCAGGAGAGGTGCTCGATCTGTCGGAAATACCGGGACCGAAGGTAGACAAACACTCGACTGGGGGAGTTGGTGACAAAACAACCCTGGTCGTGGCGCCTCTTGTGGCTTCCGCTGGGGTACCTGTTGCCAAGATGTCTGGAAGGGCCCTGGGTCACACAGGAGGAACCATCGACAAACTGGAGTCGATCCCTGGATTTCGAACAGAACTTTCTCTCGAAGAATTCATTGATAACGTTAAAAAGTATGGAATAGCGATCGTGGGTCAAACAGGGAATCTTGTTCCCGCCGACAAAAAGATATACGCACTTCGTGACGCGACAGCAACCGTCGACGAAATTTCTCTGATCGCCTCCAGTATCATGAGTAAAAAACTCGCCGGTGGGAGCGATGCTTTTGTTCTGGACGTGAAGTTCGGAACAGGCGCCTTCATGAAAGGGTTCGAAGACGCAAGAAAACTTGCCCTTCTCATGCTTAAAATAGCCCAGCAACATGGGAAGAAAGCGGCTGCCGTCCTCTCAAATATGGATCAACCCCTGGGAAGCGCTGTTGGAAATTCTTTGGAAGTGATAGAGGCGATAGAAACCTTGAAAGGAAACGGTCCCGAGGATTTGAAGGATCTGTCGATTACTCTGGGCGCTCTCATGCTGGAACTCGCTGGAGTAGCAGATTTTGACGATGGAAAGAAGATCTTGCAGACAAAACTCGAGACCGGAGAAGCCTTGGAAAAGTTTCGAATCCTCGTTAAAGCTCAGGGTGGAGACGAAAGAGTGGTGGACGACCCGTGGAAAGTGCTCCCGGTTGCAGAACAGGTGGTGGAATTCTCTGCAGAGAGAGAAGGCTATGTTTCAAAGATAGACGCGGAGAAAGTAGGTATCGCATCGATGGTGCTCGGAGCAGGAAGGAAGAAGAAAGAAGATCGAATCGATCACAGAGTTGGAATCATCGTTGAAAAGAAGATAGGCGACTCTGTGAAAAAGGGAGAGACGATAGCGAAACTCTTCGTGTCAGACAGAAGTGATGTTGAGAATGCTTTGAGGCTTCTGAAAGAAGCGTATGTGATCTCTGATTCTCCTTCAAAGCCACCCAGAGTCGTCGAAGAGGTGATCAAATGAAGCAAATAGTTCTGGTTCTTTTGATCTTCGCAGGTGTCGCTTTCGGTTCCTACCTGATCAGTGGTGGGAAGGCTTTTCCGTTGAGAACTGTCTTCAATGAAGGGATTTATTATGTGTGCGCTGAGGACCTCGCACCCGCCGGTGTTGGTTACATACATTCGAACGGTTACCACTACATCGTCTATGACAATCACGTACTCTTCATAAAAGAGCATGAGACGATTTTTGATTTTGTGGAAAAACTCTCCCCTCCGTTCTTCGTGAATGGTCTTCTTTTCGTACCCATCGATGCCTTAAAAAAGGTGATGGAGGGTTATCAGGTGTACACGAAAGGCGAAAAGGTTCTGATCTACGATTCCCTTCCGATCGTGCTTTCGGCGACGAAGGAAAAAAATGGAGTTACGATAACATACACGGGAACGATCGTGCCGGATATGGTGAGTGTAGAAAAAAGCATGGGAAGAGTCAGGATAAATCTATCTCCCGTTGTGTTGAGTCTTCCAAATGTTTCTGAAGGCGTAAAGGTTGAACTTGAGAAAAATGGTCTTTCGTTCGTTGTAGATGCGGGAAATTTTTATCCAGATGTTGAATACTCCATCGAAGGTGGAAAATTGTTTTTCCGGTTTCTCCTCGTCGAAGGTTTCTTTGGAAGACTGGAGGTTGCAGATGGAGTTGTCTTTGAAAGGAAAATCGAAGATTTCGGCGAAGGTGAGAAGACAGTTGTCAACTATCTCATAATGGACCCAGAGAAGGTAACGATAAAACCGGTTGTGTCGGGAAACGGTTTTGGGACCATCGAGCGACTCGATGAAATGGTGAAAAGAGTGGAAGGCATCGCCGGAATAAACGGCAACTATTTCGACCCGGTCACAAAATTTCCCATCGGTCTTGTTGTGATAGATGGGAAGCCGTATTCTGCCATGTTCGGTGGAAGGCCAGTTTTTGCTATCACCGAGGACAACAGAGTGTTCATCGGAAGAATAATAGTGGATGTCACACTCATGATGAGGGATGTCCTCTTTCTCGTGAAGGGAATAAACACCCTCGGAGAAGGTGAAGTCCTCGTTTACACGAGAGAGTTCTCCAAGGAAATACCAGAAAAAGACGACAGAATCTATTTTGTGGTGAAGGACAGTAAAGTATCACAGATCGGATACAAAAGCCGTGCTGAAGATTCTGAGTATGTCGTTTCTATCAGCAAGAAATACGAGAAATACCTCTCCGATCTCAAAGAAGGAGATGGAGCGTATCTTTCTCTTCAGCCCAACATTCCGCTGCGTATAAAGCAGGCTGTTGAAGGAGGACCTCTTCTCATTCAAAACGGTGCTCCGATTCCAGATGCTTGGGAAGAGAAGGCAAGGTATGGTGGGGGAATAGCGTACGCGAAGGCTCCAAGGACGGTTATTGCCACAAAAGATGGAAAGCTTTGGTTTATCGTCTTCGAAGGTTATAATCATATAACGAGGGGATTGACTTACGATGAACTCGTGGACTTTCTCATCTCCAGGGGATTCGAAGACGCCATGTGTGTGGACGGGGGAAGCTCTTCCGTAATGGCAGTGGCTGGCAGTCTTTTTGGCAGGACGGAGAACAGCACGGCCGCGATACCTGTGGGAATCGTAGTCTGGGAGAAAAAGAAGACGGAGGTGGGTGAGTGATGGGAGGACTTCAGAATGTGCGTTCGGTTGCTTTGATAGGGCACAACGGATCAGGTAAATCGCTTCTTCTCGCACAGCTTCTTTACAGATCAGGTTTGCTTGACAGGGCAGACACAAAGTACGTGGATTACGATCCTGTTGAGGAGGAGAAAGGGGCCAGTTTCTCCTCACACGTGGCGTCTCTTGAATGGAAAGGTAAAAAGTTGTATTTGATAGATACCCCTGGATTCTCAGACTTCATATCGGAAGTTATAAACGGAATTTTCGTTTCTGAGAACATCATCTCCGTGGTGAACGCCGTTGCCGGTGTAGAGATACAGACCGAAAGGACATGGAACATAGCAGACGAGATGAAAAAACCCATCATGGTTTTCGTCAACCAGATGGATAAAGAGAGGGCCAATTTCGAGAATGTGATAGCCGAACTGAAAGAGAGGTTCTCCAGGAAGATCGTCCCGGTAGTTGTTCCAATCGGTGCGGCCGAGAATTTTGAGGGTGTCGTGGATCTTCTGAAGAAAAAGGCCTACAGGTACAATGGAGATAAAGTTCAGGAAGAGGACATGCCGGAGAACTTCAACGATGTGAGATCAGAGATACTCGAAGATATCGTGGAACAGGATGAAGAGCTGATGATGAGATACCTCGATGGTGAAGAGATCGGATACGATGAACTCATGCGGGTACTCAGAGAAGGTTACAAAAAAGGAGAAATCGTGCCTGTGCTTTCTGGATCCGCGTTGAAAGGAATAGGATTGGATGTTCTCCTTGATTATCTGGGAGACATAGGTTCTTCACCCGAGGAAGCACCTTCGTACAAGGCACTCCTGGAAGATGGAACGGAGATAGAAATGAAATTCTCCGAAGAAGAGCCGTTCTGCGCTTACATTTTCAAATCCGTGGTTGACCAGTTTGTTGGAAGGATCACCTTTGCTAAGGTTATCGCAGGAGTTCTCAAAGCCGGTGATACCGTTGTGAACGTTCAAAAGGATGTCTCGGAAAAATTAGGACACATTTATACCCCGATTCTCAAGCAACAGAAGGAAGTGGAATCTGTTGGCCCCGGCGAGATCGTCGTTCTTCTGAAACTCAAGGAAGGTGCCGTTGGAGAAACACTTGCGCACAGAGACAGAAGAGTGAGGGTGGTACCTCCTGCCTTTCCAGAACCCATGTTCTCCAGGTCTGTTCATCCAAAGACGAAGTCCGATATCGACAAGATCAGCAATGGACTTTCAAGACTTTCAGATTCCGACCCAACGTTCGTGTGGGAGTACGATCCCGAAACAGGAGAAACCGTCGTTTCTGGTCTTGGTGCGATGCACCTTGATGTCATGATAGAGAGATTGAAGAAGATCTTCGGTGTCGATGTGGAGGTTGGAAAACCGAAGATCGCCTACAGAGAGACGATAACAACAACCGCCGTTGCTGAGCATAAGCACAAGAAACAAACGGGTGGACACGGTCAGTACGGTCATGTGAAGATACAGCTGGAGCCTCTTCCGAGGGGACAAGGATACGAATTCGTTGACAGGATAGTTGGAGGAGTGATCCCGAGGAATTTCATACCATCCGTTGATAAAGGTATCAGAGAGGCCATGAAGAAAGGAGTTCTGGCAGGATATCCTGTAACAGATGTCAGAGTCATACTCTTTGACGGTTCTTACCACGAAGTGGATTCCTCGGACATTTCGTTTCAGATAGCTGCCATTCAGGCCTTCAAAAAAGGAATGGAAGCGGCAAGACCCGTCATTCTGGAACCAATAATGGAGGTTGATGTCTTCGTCCCGGAAGAGAACGCGGGAGACGTGATGGGAGAAATCTCCAGTAGAAGAGGAAGGCCCCTTGGAATGGAACCATCTGGAAAAGGCATGGTGAAGGTGAAAGCAGAGGTTCCACTCGCCGAGATGCTTGACTTCTCCAGCAAACTTTCTTCCATCACGAGCGGTCGAGGATACTTCACGATGAGGTTCCAGAGGTACGAAATAGTGCCTCCAAACATACAAGAGAAGATCATTGAAGAGAGAAGAAGAGAGATGCAGGAACAGGAGAAGTGAGATGAACTTCAAAAGACTGATAATATACGAAGCCTTTGCACGTGCTTATCCAGGAGAAAAAGGAAAGAAGTTCGATTCCCTCATGAAAGATCTTGAAAGACTCAAAGGAATGGGCATCAACACAGTGTGGTTGATGCCCATTCATCCTACTGGAGTGGTGGAAAGAAAAGGTACTCTGGGATCCCCTTACGCCATACGCGATTACTACGAGATAGATCCACTCATAGGAACGAAAGATGGCTTCAAAAGGTTCGTGAAGAGAGCTCACGAATTGAACATGTACGTTTTGATGGACATGGTCCTGAACCACGCGGCAGCTGACAACGTCTTAGTCAAAGAACACCCTGAGTGGTTTCTCAGGGATGAAAATGGAAATCCCACAAGGAAAGTGCCAGACTGGACGGATATAGTCGATTTCGACTATTCGAATGGAGAACTGAGGAAGTACATGATCAACATGATGAAGTACTGGGTTGAAGAGTTTGACATCGATGGATTCAGGTGCGATGTGGCAGGGCTTGTTCCACTGGACTTCTGGCTGCAGGTAAGGAAAGAACTCGACCCCCTGAAGAGACTCATATGGCTTTCTGAAACACACGATCCCTACATGTACCAGGCTTTCGATATCACCTACGACTACGATGGCTACTACAAGTTCAGGGATTTCATTGAGGGAAAAGGTAGCTTGAGGGAGTACGTGGATTTCTTGAGGATGCAGGATCACATGTATCCCAGAGGTTACATAAAGATGAGATTTCTGGAGAATCACGACCAACCGAGGATCGCGAAATTCATCGAAGAAGATTCGTTGATCCAATGGATAGCGTTTCTTTTCACCTTCAAAGGGGTT
Proteins encoded in this window:
- a CDS encoding pyrimidine-nucleoside phosphorylase, with the protein product MRAYDVILKKRNGEKLSREEIEFMVGGYVKGEIPDYQMAAFLMAVYFRHLDEEETYYFTETMMRSGEVLDLSEIPGPKVDKHSTGGVGDKTTLVVAPLVASAGVPVAKMSGRALGHTGGTIDKLESIPGFRTELSLEEFIDNVKKYGIAIVGQTGNLVPADKKIYALRDATATVDEISLIASSIMSKKLAGGSDAFVLDVKFGTGAFMKGFEDARKLALLMLKIAQQHGKKAAAVLSNMDQPLGSAVGNSLEVIEAIETLKGNGPEDLKDLSITLGALMLELAGVADFDDGKKILQTKLETGEALEKFRILVKAQGGDERVVDDPWKVLPVAEQVVEFSAEREGYVSKIDAEKVGIASMVLGAGRKKKEDRIDHRVGIIVEKKIGDSVKKGETIAKLFVSDRSDVENALRLLKEAYVISDSPSKPPRVVEEVIK
- a CDS encoding phosphodiester glycosidase family protein, whose product is MKQIVLVLLIFAGVAFGSYLISGGKAFPLRTVFNEGIYYVCAEDLAPAGVGYIHSNGYHYIVYDNHVLFIKEHETIFDFVEKLSPPFFVNGLLFVPIDALKKVMEGYQVYTKGEKVLIYDSLPIVLSATKEKNGVTITYTGTIVPDMVSVEKSMGRVRINLSPVVLSLPNVSEGVKVELEKNGLSFVVDAGNFYPDVEYSIEGGKLFFRFLLVEGFFGRLEVADGVVFERKIEDFGEGEKTVVNYLIMDPEKVTIKPVVSGNGFGTIERLDEMVKRVEGIAGINGNYFDPVTKFPIGLVVIDGKPYSAMFGGRPVFAITEDNRVFIGRIIVDVTLMMRDVLFLVKGINTLGEGEVLVYTREFSKEIPEKDDRIYFVVKDSKVSQIGYKSRAEDSEYVVSISKKYEKYLSDLKEGDGAYLSLQPNIPLRIKQAVEGGPLLIQNGAPIPDAWEEKARYGGGIAYAKAPRTVIATKDGKLWFIVFEGYNHITRGLTYDELVDFLISRGFEDAMCVDGGSSSVMAVAGSLFGRTENSTAAIPVGIVVWEKKKTEVGE
- the fusA gene encoding elongation factor G, encoding MGGLQNVRSVALIGHNGSGKSLLLAQLLYRSGLLDRADTKYVDYDPVEEEKGASFSSHVASLEWKGKKLYLIDTPGFSDFISEVINGIFVSENIISVVNAVAGVEIQTERTWNIADEMKKPIMVFVNQMDKERANFENVIAELKERFSRKIVPVVVPIGAAENFEGVVDLLKKKAYRYNGDKVQEEDMPENFNDVRSEILEDIVEQDEELMMRYLDGEEIGYDELMRVLREGYKKGEIVPVLSGSALKGIGLDVLLDYLGDIGSSPEEAPSYKALLEDGTEIEMKFSEEEPFCAYIFKSVVDQFVGRITFAKVIAGVLKAGDTVVNVQKDVSEKLGHIYTPILKQQKEVESVGPGEIVVLLKLKEGAVGETLAHRDRRVRVVPPAFPEPMFSRSVHPKTKSDIDKISNGLSRLSDSDPTFVWEYDPETGETVVSGLGAMHLDVMIERLKKIFGVDVEVGKPKIAYRETITTTAVAEHKHKKQTGGHGQYGHVKIQLEPLPRGQGYEFVDRIVGGVIPRNFIPSVDKGIREAMKKGVLAGYPVTDVRVILFDGSYHEVDSSDISFQIAAIQAFKKGMEAARPVILEPIMEVDVFVPEENAGDVMGEISSRRGRPLGMEPSGKGMVKVKAEVPLAEMLDFSSKLSSITSGRGYFTMRFQRYEIVPPNIQEKIIEERRREMQEQEK
- a CDS encoding alpha-amylase family glycosyl hydrolase; translation: MKREEERCRNRRSEMNFKRLIIYEAFARAYPGEKGKKFDSLMKDLERLKGMGINTVWLMPIHPTGVVERKGTLGSPYAIRDYYEIDPLIGTKDGFKRFVKRAHELNMYVLMDMVLNHAAADNVLVKEHPEWFLRDENGNPTRKVPDWTDIVDFDYSNGELRKYMINMMKYWVEEFDIDGFRCDVAGLVPLDFWLQVRKELDPLKRLIWLSETHDPYMYQAFDITYDYDGYYKFRDFIEGKGSLREYVDFLRMQDHMYPRGYIKMRFLENHDQPRIAKFIEEDSLIQWIAFLFTFKGVPLVHNGQEYGLKEDVDIFNEYTLPFPMEENRISILHRKLAHYRYGTGVFTEGEMLFVKNDQPEKVISYLWRYENRYILCVLNPLLESTKVTLDFSGIWESACIHSKNVFNDEIVRVPVKNSRATVEVGKEPLILSFVLY